A genomic window from Candidatus Aminicenantes bacterium includes:
- a CDS encoding SDR family NAD(P)-dependent oxidoreductase, whose protein sequence is MRLNLNGQVVLVTGASRGIGRAVAEAMAAAGAGVGLHCSRERREVVELARSLGNGAGVFAADLSRPEAPAKL, encoded by the coding sequence ATGCGATTGAATCTGAATGGTCAAGTTGTGCTGGTTACCGGTGCTTCGCGGGGCATCGGCCGGGCCGTGGCGGAAGCCATGGCCGCCGCCGGGGCCGGGGTGGGGCTGCATTGCAGTCGTGAACGCCGGGAGGTGGTGGAACTGGCGCGTTCTCTGGGCAACGGGGCCGGGGTGTTTGCCGCGGACCTGTCCCGGCCGGAAGCTCCCGCAAAGTTGT